The following DNA comes from Anaerostipes rhamnosivorans.
TCCTGACTCCCACCACGTCTTCCATATAAATGGAGCCCATTTTTGCAAACTCCAAAAGATATTCCGGTTTGGCATCCATGTTGGCCCCACTGTCAATGATCAGAGAGACACCCTTGGTCGTCGGCATCAACGCTGCCAAAGGCGCACGCTTCACACCTTTGATCCTGCCTACCACGAACTGCCCTCCCACAAGGATCGCACCTGAGCTTCCCGCTGAGACAAACGCATCTGCAGTCTGGTCTTTCACCATTTTCATTCCGACTACCATGGAAGAATCTTTCTTCTTACGAATCGCCTCCACCGGTGATTCATCACAAGAAATTTCTTCTTCTGCATTGACGACTTCAACCTGCTCACTTTTGTAACGGTATTTTTTCAGTTCCTCGTGGATCCTCGGGGATTTTCCCACAAGATATACCTTGATGTTGCTGTTTTCATTGACCGCGTCTACTGCGCCCTTGACGATCTCCCCGGGCGCATTGTCGCCACCCATGGCATCCAGCGCAACCTTAACTATCTTTTCCATATAAAACCTCCTTGATACATCATTCTTAAATTAAAAGAAATGCCATCCGCTTAAACTAATATAGTCTAAACGCATGGCAATCGAAGACAACATGTGCTGCTGTCAATTCTTACTGAGCATTTACAATTTCTCTTTTATTGTAAGATCCGCAGGCTTTGCACACTCTGTGAGGCATCATTAATTCACCGCACTTGCTGCACTTTACTAAAGCCGGTGCAGTCATTTTCCAGTTAGCTCTACGTTTATCTCTTCTCGCTTTTGAAGATTTATTCTTTGGACAGATTGACATTGGTATTACACCTCCTTAAAATTCTTAAAAATATCCTGGATAGCTGCCATCCGTGGATCCTGGACCGTCCGGTCGCAGCCGCACTCTTCCTTGTTCAGGTTCGCTCCACACACCGGACAAAGCCCTCTGCAATCTTCATCGCATAACACCTTTGTCGGCAGCAGAGGAATCACTTCCTCAAGAATAAGTTCATCCACGTCCAGGCTGCTTCCATCTAGGAAAGACACTTGATCCTTACAAGTTTCTTCTATGTCATCAAAATCCAATGCTTTATAGACATTGAGCCGAATCTTTTCCGGGACCTCAGTAAGGCACCGGTCACAAGGCATCCCGACTGTGATACTTGTCTCAAACGCAATGGATACCGTCCGTTTTCCTTCATTCCTTAAAACAACCGGGAAAGAAGACTTTTCAAGGACCGGATAACTTCCCCTTTTAAGGACAAGCTCGTCCATATCCAGAGAACACTCCACTGTCTGTTCATGATTTGGCATTGACAATAATTTTGATAACTGAATTAGCATACTATCTCCTAAAATTTCATACTTGTCTATTATACAAACGTCATATTTGTTTGTCAAGTAATTTTATTTTACAAGAGCAACGGTGTCTCTTGCGATCATCACTTCTTCGTTGGTCGGAATACAGAGCACTTTTACCCTGGAGTCATCTGTGGAGATCACTGCCGCTTTCCCGTGTACATCGTTCTTTACAGCATCGATCTTGGCACCAATACACTCTAAGTATTCTCCGATGGCTGCCCTTGTCGCATCGTCATTTTCACCGAGTCCTGCGGTAAATGCGATGGCATCCACTCCGTTCATTGCCACAGTGTATGCCCCAATGTATTTTGCTACACGGTATGCGTATGCGTCCAGTGCTGCCTTGGCGGCCTTGTTTCCTTCTGCCTTTGCAGCCTTTACGTCCCTGAAATCAGAGGAGACTCCGCCTGACAGTCCGAGCACTCCGGATTCTTTGTTTAAGATGTTTACAACTTCGGATACCGTCTTATTCTCTTTGTTTGCAATAAATTCAAGGATGGCTGGGTCCAGATCACCGGAACGGGTACCCATAATCAGCCCTTCAAGCGGTGTCAATCCCATGGAAGTATCCACGGATTCTCCGCCTTTGACAGCTGTGACACTGGCTCCATTTCCTAAATGGCATACGATGATATTGAGATCTTTGATGTCTTTTCCGAGCATTTTTGCGGCTTCATTGGAGACGAACTGATGGGATGTCCCGTGGAACCCATAACGGCGGATGCCGTCTTCGTCATAGTACTTTCTTGGAATTCCGTAGAGGAAGGCTTTTTCCGGCATCGTCTGGTGAAACGCAGTATCAAACACTGCCACCATCGGCTTGTCCTGCATCAGTTCTTGGCATGCTTCAATCCCGATCAGGGCAGCTGGGTTGTGGAGCGGTGCGAATACGTTGCATGCCTCGATCTCTTTTAACACATCCTCTGTGATGATACAGGATTTTGTGAACTTTTCTCCGCCGTGTACGACTCTGTGGCCTACTGCGCTGATCTCATCCAGGGAAGCGATCACTCCGTTTTCTTTGTCCGTAAGCTGTTCTAATACGATGCCAATGGCTGTCTTATGATCCGGCATGGCAGGAGCTGTCTTAATCTTGTCTTTTCCTGCCGGCTCATGGGTCAGGGCTCCGTCGATCCCGATCCTCTCACAGAGGCCTTTTGCCAAAACGTCTTCCGTGTCAGAATCGATCAGCTGATATTTCAGTGAGGAACTTCCGCAATTGATAACTAAAACTTTCATTCTTAATTCTCCTATATACTCTAATCTCTAATTATTTTCTGTGAGCTGTGCCTGTACTGCTGTGATGGCCACAACACCGACAATATCCTCTGCCTTACATCCACGGGATAAGTCGTTGACCGGCTTTGCAATACCCTGGGTAACTGGTCCGTAGGCTTCTGCTTTGGCAAGTCTCTGGACTAATTTGTATCCGATGTTTCCGGCGTCCAGGTCAGGGAATACAAGAACATTGGCTTTTCCTGCCACTTCGCTTCTAGGAGCTTTGGAAGCCGCAACTTCAGGTACAATAGCCGCATCCAGCTGCAGTTCTCCGCAGATCAATGTATCCGGATAATCTTTTTTTGCGATGGCAGTGGCTTCTACTACTTTTGTCACGTCATCGTGCTTTGCGCTTCCCACAGTAGAATGAGAGAGCATGGCAACTCTAGGTTCCTCGCCCACGAGCTGTTTGAAGGTCTGTGCGGAACTTCCTGCAATAGCTGCCAGCTGTTCTGAATTAGGATTCTGGTTCAGTCCGCAGTCTGCAAATACAAAAGTACCGTTGGCACCCAGATCACAGTCCGGCACTACCATAAGGAAAAAGGCAGAAACGATCTTTGTTCCCGGAGCTGTCTTGACAACCTGAAGCGCAGAGCGCAGAACGTTTGCAGATGAGTTTACGGCACCAGCCACCATACCGTCCGCATCCCCGGAGCGCACCATCGTAGCTCCGAAAAACAGAGGATTGGAGAGCAGGATCTCTTTCGCGTCTTCCGGCAGAAGACCTTTGCTCTTTCTAGCTTCACACAAAGATTCAATATATGTATTGAGTCTCTCGCAGTTATCTGGATCTACAAAAGTTGCCTGGGAAAGGTCAAATCCCTCTGCCCGGCTTAAAATGTCTTCCTTGTTTCCCACCAGGATCACATCGGCGATCCCTTCCTTTAATACTGTGTCAGCCGCTTCAATCGTACGGGGATCTCCGGTCTCCGGCAGGACAATCTTCTTTCTTTCATTTTTAGCTCGTTCTTTAATCACATCAATAAAACTCATTACGTTGCTCCTTCCAACTTTCTACAAAGATGAATTCTTATCATGGAAATTATACAATATTCGTTAGTTGTATACAATATGCCTTGTTGTACTTTTCCCTGTACATCTCATCTCATAATGTTTTCATTTTACTATCTTTTATTTTTAATAGCAAGTTTCAGCCTTTTATTTCCTCTTTTTTGTGCAATTTTACCTTTTTCCAGTTCTTTGTTATAATGATTTCACAAAAGAAAGGAGACCAGCAATGAAAACTGCGGCAATCATTTGTGAGTACAATCCGTTCCATAACGGTCATCTTTACCATATCGAAAAGACAAAACGTATTTTAGGTGCTGATTATATCATTGCACTGATGAGTGGAAATTATGTACAGCGCGGTGGTCCAGCTGTCATGGAAAAAAAACTGAGAACAAAAATGGCTTTGATGAATGGGGCCGATCTGGTGCTGGAGCTGCCGTTGTGGTTTTCTGCCGGGAGCGCTCCCTACTTTGCCGACGGCAGCATCGCCCTTCTGGATTCCCTGGGGGTTGTGGATATCCTTTCCTTCGGCAGTGAATGCGGTTCTCTGAGCCGCCTGCTTTCTCTGGGCAACTTTCTCGCCGACAGGGAACAGGATCTCACAGAACAGATCAAACTGCTTTTAAAGACCGGCATCTCCTATCCCAAAGCGAGGGAGAATGCATTTCTATCACTGGGATGCTCCAAAAGTGACACCGAAGTCCTGAAAGAGCCCAACAATCTGCTGGGACTTGAATATATCATGGCACTTAAGCGCAGAAACAGCAGCATCCGTCCATTCTGCATCCCAAGAAAACACAGCAGCCACCACAGTCTTGACCTTTCCGGGGATATCAGCTCTGCCTCCGCTATCCGGTCACGGCTGGCTGTTTATGACGGTTTAAATAAGGCCCTTGGAAGTGTCCCGGAAAATCTGCACCCGCTGTTACGTAACACGTATCAGCGCCAGTTCCCTGTGTTATTGGACGATTTCTCGGATCTTCTGTCCTATAAACTCTGCACGGAATCCTCTTTTGAAGACTATTGGGACATCTCCGGGGATCTAAGCGACCGTATCAGAAACATGACCGTACCCGGGCAGCCGTTTTCCTGCCAGATCGAAGCTGTAAAAAACAAAAGTCTCACCTGGAGCCGGATCAGCAGAGGATTTCTGCACATCCTCCTCAATATGAAGCAGTCCTGCAATGACCGTTACGTGAATTCAGGACAGCCTCTCTACTTCCAGATCCTCGGCTTCCGTAAAGATGCTTCCGTCTTAATACGTGAAATCAAAAACAACAAACAATGGCCTATGGTCCGCCATCTGAGACCTCTTGAGGATCCTCTGACAAACGTCCAGGAACAGATGCTTTTTACAGAGCAAAAAGCGGACGCTCTCTATCAGATGATACTCCGCGCCAAATTTAAAACAAAGCTTAAGGAAGAACAAATCATAATATAACCTTTCCTTTCATAGGCTGTAGAGGACAGGGGGTTTTTCTATGGGTAAATACTTTTATCAGCTTTGTTTGATTCTAACAGCATTCCTATTGTTCCTATTTCCGGAGCAGTGTGTGGCAGGTGCCAAAAGCGGCCTGCTGCTCTGGTCCGGTACCATCGTTCCCACCCTCCTGCCGTTTTTTCTCCTGACCAACCTAATGATGAAATACCAAACTGTCCACTACATCTCCTATCTGTTTTATCCTTTATTCAGATTGTTCCCATGGCTGAATAAGGATCTGGCTTACACGGTTCTCATGGGGTTTTTATGCGGTTATCCACTGGGCGGCAAGATCATCAACGACCTGGTATTATCCGGTTCCTATACAAAAAAAGAAGGGGAAGCCCTTCTTGTACTTTGCAATAACGTAAGCCCTATGTTTTCCATCGGCTTCACCCTCACTTTGATCTTAAAGGGCGCTTTGTCTGTCCCCCTTTATTTTTGCTGCCTTTATGTTCCAAACCTTCTGTATTTTATTTTTATCTTCTGCAAGAATAAAGGCAGCGGCTTTTTACATATCCATCAGCAAAAACCTATGACAGCGGCTATAAAATCTTTTGATGATATCATCTTTGACAGCTTAAAGACGATCTTCACCATAGGCATTTTTATCATGATATTTTCCATTATATCCTCTCTGCTGCAGAGTGGAGTCCTTTCCGCTGCCGTCTCATCTCCGGTCATCGGTATGCTGGAGATCACAACCGGGATCTCCCATGTGAGCCTTTTATCTCTTAATTTCAGACAGAAAGCAGCTGCCATTCTTGCAGTGACCTCCTTCGGCGGCCTATGCAGTATGGCGCAGGTCAAGAGCGTCTGCCAAAAATCGCAGCTGTCTATGAAAAGCTATTTAATCTTTAAAATGATATTTGCTGTCATAAGCAGCGGTATGCTACTCTTCCTCCTGTGAAACGAAATCTTCCACAGTTCTTGGTTTTGTCCTGGAAGCGCTGTCAAGCTGCTGCTTGATCTCTTCGTAGTTAGTGCTGATGGAACCGATATCACTCTCTAAAGTAGAAAGCAGCTGGTCAAACAGGCTCTGCTGCCCTTCTTTTACTTTGGTTATGTAATCCTGTACGTCCTCCATAATGTCACAGGTGTACTGGAGTGCTCCGTATCTCACCTGTTCGGCTTCCTCGTTGGCATTGTGGATGACCTCATTGGCATGTTCTAACGCCGCCTCCTCGATCTCTCCTGCCCGCATCTTCGCCATCTCCACGATCTCATTCTCATCGATGAGTTCTCCGGCCTCTCTGGCCGCCTGATCCACGATGTTCTGGGCCTTGATCCTGGCATCCTCCAGAATCGCATCCTTGTTCATCATAACCTTATGGCTGCGCTCCACCTCACCGGGGATCTGCTTTCTCAGCTCCTCGATAACCGTAATCAGCACATCCCTGTCAATGACAACTTTACCGGGATTAAATCTAGCAGGCTTAGCCTCATCGATTAAAATCTCAATGTCATCAATCATTTCATGCAAATATTTCTCACTCATGCTTCTCCCTCTATACTTTCTCTAAATTTTTGCTTCAGCTTTTGTTCCACGTATGGAGGTACCAGTTCACTGATGTCTCCATGGTAGGATGCAATTTCTCTGACGATCGTTGAGCTTAGATAAGCATATTCCGTGCTGGTCGTAAAAAACATCGTATCCAGATTGGAGTCCAGCTTATTGTTGATCTGGGCGATCTGCAGTTCGTATTCAAAATCAGTCACGGCGCGAAGCCCCCGGACTGTGATGTCCGCATGGTTTTCCCTGGCGAAGTCCACCAATAGACCGGAAAAAGATTTCACTTCTACGTTATCCATATCTTTTGTGGCTTCCAGCAGGAATTCCACCCTCTCTTCTGTTGAAAACATCGGATTCTTCTCACTGTTGATTAATACCCCGATGATGACTTTGTCAAAGACCCTTATGGAACGTTTGATAATATCCAGATGCCCATAGGTAACCGGGTCAAAACTTCCCGGATATACTGCGATGCTCATTGATCAGTCCTCCTGCATTTTTTGCAAAAAAGTGTGTTTGTTTGTTTTGTATTGCTTTACCTTTACTATTTTAAGATGGTCGAACATTCCATCCTCAAACTCTGTCTGCAGACTGGATTCTACAATAACGAGAGTCTGCCCCCCGCACACGGAAGAATGATCAAGTTCTCTGAGCACGGATCCCTCCATCCCTTTATTATACGGAGGGTCCATAAATATAAAATCAAAGGTTCTGCCTTCTGCCTCAAGCTTTCTCAACGCGCTTAAAACATCTGTCACAAGGACCTGGGCATCCCCGGTAAGTTTCGTATGTATTAGATTCTCCCGGATACAGGCCGCCGCTTTTTTATGATTTTCCACAAACACGGCTTGTCTGCATCCCCGGCTCAGGGCTTCAATACCAATAGCGCCGCTGCCCGCAAACAGATCTAAAAAATCCTTTCCCGCCACATCATGCTGGACCATATTAAACAGTGTTTCTTTGATGCGGTCCTGGGTGGGCCTTGTATCCATACCTTCCAGCGTTTTGAGCCTCAAGCTTCTGGCTTTTCCTGAAATCACTCGCATAATTTTATCTTCCTTTGTTTTTTCTCCCTACTATTGTATTATATTCAGATAATTTGTCAACTAAATAACAAGGAATTTCCTGTGAATTAAGATCAAAGCAGACAAGCCTAGTTCAGCGCACATAAAAGGAGCAATCAGAACTGATGCTCTGATTGCCCCTCTTTTTCTTTCGTTCTTTCATCGAAATTACGAGTTAAAACAAATTCGTATGAGCCTGTTGACTAACGTCCAGACATTTCCTCTTCCTGTCTGCGGATCATTTTACGAACCATTTCTCCTCCAACAGAACCTGCCTGAGCAGTTGTTAAATGTCCGTTGTATCCTTCTTTTAAGTCTACACCGATTTCATTAGCAACCTCGAATTTGAATCTGTCCAGTGCTTCTCTAGCCTCTGGAACTTCCACTCTGTTGTTACCTTTGCTGTTTGCTGAAGTACGTTCTTCCATTTTGAAAGACCTCCGTTTCTTTTGTTGTTTTTTGTTACGAAGATAGTATGTTTAATAACACAAAAGATACACTGAGAGTTTTTACATGGAATAACATTTTTTTCAAGGAGATTTTAATACTTGACTTTGAAGTCCTTTTCCCCCTGTAAAACCGGGCATTCCTCGGCTGTCATGTGGTCAATCCGCATGAACCTGTGCCCGTGTTTCATGGCTTCAATAAAACTTTCAATCTGTTTTTTCGTTCCCTGAGCCTCTGCTGTGACAGAGCCGTCATACATATTCTTCACCCATCCTGTCACGTTAAACTGTGAGGCATTCATCTGGGCAAAATAGCGGAATCCCACTCCCTGGACTCTCCCTGTAAAATGCAAACGCACACGCATCATAGCACTCCCTCCTTTATATTCTGTTGGCAAGCGAAATCTGTTTCCCAAGGCGGCTGTTTCTCAGCGTGGAAAAATCAAATCCTTCCTCACACAGCTGATGCACTGCATCGCTTGCCTGTTTTAAAAGATCTGCATTGGTGTATATGTCAGCCAGAACAAAGTCCATCATGCCGCTCTGACGAACACCGAAAAAGTCTCCGGGACCCCTCAGCTTCAGATCCTCATTCGCGATATAAAAACCATCGTTTGACTTGTTCAGCACCTCAAGACGCTCCATAGTCTCTTTCTTTTTGGCTCCGCTCATAAAAATACAATAAGACTGGTGTTTGCCTCTTCCGACACGCCCCCTCAGCTGATGGAGCTGGGCCAGTCCAAATCTCTCTGCATTTTCCACCATCATCACCGTAGCGTTGGGTACATTGACCCCCACCTCAATGACCGTTGTGGAAACTAAAATGTCGATGCGGCGCTCTGAAAACTCATCCATGATTTTCTGCTTTTCCTTTGGTTTCATTTTACCATGAAGTACCCCGATATGTACACTGGGAGGAAATTGTCCTTTCAGCATATTGGCATATTGAATCACATTTTCGCCTTCCATGGCTTCACTCTCCTCCACCATAGGGCAGATAATATAGATCTGGCGCCCCTCCGCCACCTGCCGCTCCATAAAACGGTAGGCATTGGGGCGGTAGCTCTGGTTCACCACACAGTTCTTAATAGGAAGACGGTTGCTGGGCAGCTCATCAATGATCGATACGTCCAAATCCCCATACATGATGATCGCCAGCGTCCTTGGAATCGGGGTGGCGCTCATCACGAGCACATGGGGCTGTTCCCCTTTCTTGGAGAGAATTTCTCTCTGCCTCACACCAAATCTATGCTGCTCATCGGTGATGACCAGGGCAAGCTGGTCGTACTCCACCGCGTCCTGAATCAGGGCGTGGGTACCAATAACAATATCATACTCATGGTTTTTGATCCCCTGATAGATCTCCCTTTTTTCCTTTGCTTTTGTGGACCCAGTGAGCAGTGCCACAGACACACCGAACGGCCCCAGCAACGAAAGGAAGGTCTCGTAATGCTGGCTTGCAAGCACTTCAGTGGGAGCCATCAAAACGCCCTGGTACCCCGCCTTGGCACACATCAATAGAAGAATAACGGCGAGGATCGTCTTTCCTGATCCGACATCCCCCTGTACAAGACGGTTCATGACCTTCTCTCCCATCAGATCCTTCTGCATCTCCGTTAAAGCCCTTTTCTGAGCTCCTGTGAGTTCATACGGAAGAGAAGCCGTCAGCTTGTCCGCCTCATCACATACCGGGATCTGATATCGGTTTTTCTCCTCCCGATGTTCCTGTTTCATCAGGTTCATACCAGCCATAAAAATAAAAAATTCGTCAAAGATCAGCCTTTTTTTTGCCTCCACAAGTGTCTTTTTATCCTTTGGAAAATGGACGTTCCAGATCGCCTCACTATAATCCATGGGACGGTTTTCTGACAAAACCTGGTCCGGGAGATATTCCCGGATGCTTTTTATATACTCTTCGGTCTGCAAAACTGCCTTGCTCACTGTCTTGTTTGTGATCCCGGAAGTCAGCGGATAGACCGGCTGAAGTGTCTCCTGCTTTGCAGCATAGTCCTGCTCCTGAAATATCTCCGGATGCTCCATCATCAGACGTCCGTTCTTAAACACCGGTGTTCCCACAAAGATATAGTCCTCTCCCCGGTGAATCTGCTTTTTTAAGTACGGCATATTAAACCATGTAAAAGTCATGGTGCCGGAACTGTCCCTTCCAAGGCACGAAACGATTTTTAAGCCTCTTACATACCGGATGTTCACATCCGATGCGATCCTCACTAAAACCGCTGCCCTCTCCCCTGCTGTGAGCTCAGAGAGCAGAACCGGATCCTCATAGGTCAGATAATATTTTGGATACATTGTGATCAGGCTGTCCACCGTCTCCACCCCAAGCTTTTTAAATCCTTTATATGTTTTCTCCCCGATCCCTTTCAGGCACTGTATATTCGTATCCCCGTTCATGAAATGGTTACTCCTTTAAAACACGAAAAGGGAACATCCGCTGCTCCCTTTTCTTTTCTACTTGCTGATTTTATTCTACAGACAGCAGGAAATAGTAAATCGGCTGTCCGCCGTATTCCACCTGGACTTCACAGTCCGGGTATAACTCCTCCGCCTTCTTGGAAAGCTCTAGTGCCTTTTCTTCCGGCGTCTCTTCTCCGTAATAGATACAGATCAGTTCGCTGTCTTCATCCACCATGCTCCTCAAGAGTCCCATCGTCACTTCCTGGACATCTTTGCCCACTTCCTGGATCCCGTCATCGTCTATGCCCATAATGTCATTTACTCTGATCTGTTTTCCATCGATGGACGTATCTCGGACTGCATAGGTAACTTCTCCGGTCTTGACACCGTTCATCATCTCGGTCATGGCCGCTTCGTTCTCTTCCACACTGCTCTCCGTCTCAAATGCGATCAAAGCAGAAATCCCCTGCGGAACCGTCTTTGTCGGGATAATGATGATCTCCTTGTCCTCCACCAGGGCTTTTGCCTGCTGGGCAGCCAATATGATGTTCTTATTATTCGGAAGGATGAACACATGGTCCGCATTTACCTGCTTAATGGCGTTGAGCATATCCTCGGTGCTTGGATTCATGGTCTGTCCGCCTTCAATCAGATAATCCGCACCCAGTTCCCTGAAAATATCATTGAGCCCGCTTCCGATGGATACCGCTACAAACCCCATATCCTTTCTCGGAGCCGGTGCCTTTTCTTCTGCCTGGCGGCTTAAGTTTAAACGCTCCTCGTGTTCTTCTCTCATATTGTCGATCTTCATACTGGTCAGGGATCCAAAGCTCAGGCCCTTTTCAATGGCCTTGCCCGGATGGTTTGTGTGCACATGGACCTTTACGATATCCTCATCCGCCACTACCACAATGGAATCTCCCATGGCTGTGAGATAATCCTTAAACTCCTGCTCCTGCTTTGAACCGAAATCCTTTTCCAGCATGACAATAAACTCGGTACAGTAACCGAACGTGATATCCGCCGTCTCTCCCATGGCAGCACCCACAGGTTTCTGTTTCTGTTTCGATGCCACTGCCACCTCAAGGTCTACTTCTTTGCCAAGCAGCACATCATAGGCTCCCTGAAGGACCTCCATGAGTCCCTGTCCGCCCGAATCTACCACTCCCGCTTCCTTTAAGACAGGCAGCATCTCCGGAGTCTTTAATAACGTAGCATTTGCATCCTGCATGACAGTCTTGGCAAACTCTTCAAAATCTTCTGTTTTTTTGGCTGATCTCATGGCGCTGTCCGCAGCGGACTTTGCCACCGTAAGGATCGTCCCTTCCTTTGGTTTCATGACTGCTTTATATGCAGTGTCCACTGCTTTTTTAAAACCTGCCGCCACATCTCTGGTGGTCAGGCTGTCCAAATATTTAATCTGTTTTGTGAATCCTCTGAACAACTGGGATAAGATCACTCCGGAGTTACCCCTGGCTCCTCTTAAGGACCCTCCTGAGATTGCTTTTGCCAGATCCTCGATGGTGGGGTCCTCAATAGCTCCCACTTCTTTTGCCGCCGACATGATCGTCATGGTCATGTTGGTTCCCGTGTCACCGTCCGGTACCGGGAACACATTTAATTCGTTGATATGCTCTTTTTGAGCTTCCAGTCTCTTTGCTCCGCCGATGAACATCTTCTTGAGCAAAGCCGCGTCGATTTGCTTCATTTATCCTGCCTCCGTAATTATCCTATATCTTTCACGCCTTCAACGTATACATTAATCCGCTCCACTTCCAGGCTGGTGAATTCTTCAACCCGGTACTTCACAGAAGACATCAGGTTGTCCGCCACCGCAGAAATGGAAACTCCATAAGAAACAATAATGTGAAAATCTATAGAAATTTTGTTGTTCTTCACAGAAACAAAAACGCCTTTTCTTATATTATCTCTGGTCAGCAGCTTTACGATTCCGTCTTTCATATTGACCATTGCCATGCCGACAATGCCAAAACATCCAAGGGCACAAATTCCGGCATACTTAGCAATCACTTGATTTTCGATAGAAATCTCGCCGTTCTTCGTGTTCATATGTCCTTTCATCGCTTTACCTCCATACTTCGTATTCTTTTGCGTCCATACAGGGCCGTACGCCCGGAACGCTACTTAGATTATACTATTTACCTCCCAAAAAGAAAAGAGAATTTCTTCTTGATTTTTATAAATCAATCTGTTAGAATGAAATAGTTGTCAGTCCCAGAGAGGGATAAGATCGAGTTAAGGAGGTGCTAACATGGCAAAATGTGCTATCTGCGGAAAAGGCGCTCATTTTGGTAATGCAGTCAGTCATTCACATAGAAGATCAAATAAGATGTGGAAATCAAATATCAAATCTGTAAGAGTGAAGGTAAACGGTGCAGCTAAAAAAATGTACGTTTGTACTTCTTGTCTGAGATCAGGTAAAGTCGAAAGAGCATAATCTTTCCCGATTGATTATAAACCTTAGGGGAGCTGGAATTTCCGGCTCTTTTTTTGATTCTTTATTTACTGCAAAAGGCGGACTCTTCCGGTATCTATTATTCTATTGAAAAAACAGAAAATAAGACAATGAAATACAGACCCCTGTCATTGCAAACTGTGTGAAATCTCTTTGGATAAATAATCCGATAAACAGTCCCAGCCCGA
Coding sequences within:
- a CDS encoding alpha/beta-type small acid-soluble spore protein produces the protein MEERTSANSKGNNRVEVPEAREALDRFKFEVANEIGVDLKEGYNGHLTTAQAGSVGGEMVRKMIRRQEEEMSGR
- a CDS encoding acylphosphatase; this encodes MMRVRLHFTGRVQGVGFRYFAQMNASQFNVTGWVKNMYDGSVTAEAQGTKKQIESFIEAMKHGHRFMRIDHMTAEECPVLQGEKDFKVKY
- the recG gene encoding ATP-dependent DNA helicase RecG; its protein translation is MNGDTNIQCLKGIGEKTYKGFKKLGVETVDSLITMYPKYYLTYEDPVLLSELTAGERAAVLVRIASDVNIRYVRGLKIVSCLGRDSSGTMTFTWFNMPYLKKQIHRGEDYIFVGTPVFKNGRLMMEHPEIFQEQDYAAKQETLQPVYPLTSGITNKTVSKAVLQTEEYIKSIREYLPDQVLSENRPMDYSEAIWNVHFPKDKKTLVEAKKRLIFDEFFIFMAGMNLMKQEHREEKNRYQIPVCDEADKLTASLPYELTGAQKRALTEMQKDLMGEKVMNRLVQGDVGSGKTILAVILLLMCAKAGYQGVLMAPTEVLASQHYETFLSLLGPFGVSVALLTGSTKAKEKREIYQGIKNHEYDIVIGTHALIQDAVEYDQLALVITDEQHRFGVRQREILSKKGEQPHVLVMSATPIPRTLAIIMYGDLDVSIIDELPSNRLPIKNCVVNQSYRPNAYRFMERQVAEGRQIYIICPMVEESEAMEGENVIQYANMLKGQFPPSVHIGVLHGKMKPKEKQKIMDEFSERRIDILVSTTVIEVGVNVPNATVMMVENAERFGLAQLHQLRGRVGRGKHQSYCIFMSGAKKKETMERLEVLNKSNDGFYIANEDLKLRGPGDFFGVRQSGMMDFVLADIYTNADLLKQASDAVHQLCEEGFDFSTLRNSRLGKQISLANRI
- a CDS encoding DAK2 domain-containing protein; the protein is MKQIDAALLKKMFIGGAKRLEAQKEHINELNVFPVPDGDTGTNMTMTIMSAAKEVGAIEDPTIEDLAKAISGGSLRGARGNSGVILSQLFRGFTKQIKYLDSLTTRDVAAGFKKAVDTAYKAVMKPKEGTILTVAKSAADSAMRSAKKTEDFEEFAKTVMQDANATLLKTPEMLPVLKEAGVVDSGGQGLMEVLQGAYDVLLGKEVDLEVAVASKQKQKPVGAAMGETADITFGYCTEFIVMLEKDFGSKQEQEFKDYLTAMGDSIVVVADEDIVKVHVHTNHPGKAIEKGLSFGSLTSMKIDNMREEHEERLNLSRQAEEKAPAPRKDMGFVAVSIGSGLNDIFRELGADYLIEGGQTMNPSTEDMLNAIKQVNADHVFILPNNKNIILAAQQAKALVEDKEIIIIPTKTVPQGISALIAFETESSVEENEAAMTEMMNGVKTGEVTYAVRDTSIDGKQIRVNDIMGIDDDGIQEVGKDVQEVTMGLLRSMVDEDSELICIYYGEETPEEKALELSKKAEELYPDCEVQVEYGGQPIYYFLLSVE
- a CDS encoding Asp23/Gls24 family envelope stress response protein is translated as MKGHMNTKNGEISIENQVIAKYAGICALGCFGIVGMAMVNMKDGIVKLLTRDNIRKGVFVSVKNNKISIDFHIIVSYGVSISAVADNLMSSVKYRVEEFTSLEVERINVYVEGVKDIG
- the rpmB gene encoding 50S ribosomal protein L28: MAKCAICGKGAHFGNAVSHSHRRSNKMWKSNIKSVRVKVNGAAKKMYVCTSCLRSGKVERA